In Aciduliprofundum sp. MAR08-339, a single window of DNA contains:
- a CDS encoding DUF3303 family protein, producing the protein MIFVMFATAAPERFADLFHLVRNAKVPDGIKILEKLEVFGKPDVVVVFEAPNEELAAKFIEQFGRVSTVTTHLAMKVVK; encoded by the coding sequence ATGATATTCGTGATGTTTGCCACCGCCGCGCCGGAGCGATTTGCGGATTTATTTCATCTTGTGAGAAATGCGAAGGTTCCAGACGGGATAAAAATTCTAGAGAAACTTGAGGTTTTTGGAAAGCCCGATGTTGTGGTGGTGTTTGAAGCACCAAATGAGGAACTTGCAGCAAAATTTATTGAGCAGTTTGGAAGGGTTAGCACGGTAACCACCCATCTTGCCATGAAGGTGGTTAAATGA
- a CDS encoding DUF1667 domain-containing protein has protein sequence MKKLYKFTCIVCPLGCYIEAEVDGQNVRVRGCRCARGENWAKQEILEPKRVVMSVVRVKNGRYPVVSVKTDAPVPKEKIEDVMYYIANVEISAPVRIGDVLAENMLGLGVNLVATRSVEEK, from the coding sequence ATGAAGAAACTCTACAAATTTACCTGCATAGTTTGTCCCCTTGGATGCTATATTGAAGCGGAGGTGGATGGACAAAATGTGCGTGTTAGGGGCTGCCGTTGTGCCCGTGGTGAGAATTGGGCTAAGCAGGAAATTCTTGAACCAAAACGTGTCGTTATGAGTGTTGTGAGGGTGAAAAATGGAAGATATCCTGTGGTTTCGGTTAAAACTGACGCACCTGTGCCTAAGGAGAAAATAGAGGATGTGATGTACTACATTGCCAATGTGGAGATTTCCGCTCCCGTGAGGATAGGAGATGTTCTTGCTGAGAACATGTTGGGTCTCGGAGTAAATTTAGTTGCCACAAGGAGTGTAGAAGAGAAGTAA
- a CDS encoding 50S ribosomal protein L23, producing MTFHPTKVIIKPYVTEKTLLLIEKENKLTFIIRRDATKAQVKNAVERLFEVEVEQVNTYITKYGKKAIVKLKKGYSAEEVGMRLGIF from the coding sequence ATGACATTTCATCCGACCAAGGTCATTATCAAGCCCTATGTCACGGAAAAAACGCTATTGCTTATAGAGAAGGAGAACAAACTGACATTTATAATCAGAAGGGATGCCACAAAGGCTCAGGTTAAAAATGCGGTTGAGCGCCTTTTTGAAGTGGAGGTTGAGCAGGTTAACACTTATATCACAAAGTACGGCAAGAAAGCCATCGTTAAGTTGAAGAAAGGCTACAGCGCCGAGGAAGTCGGCATGAGGTTGGGTATATTCTAA
- a CDS encoding 50S ribosomal protein L3: MGSSHHPRRGSMAYYPRKRAASPVPRIRTWPDIEDGPRIQGFAGYKAGMTHVFTVDWRKHTTTAGQEIWTPVTVIEVPPMKVAGVRFYERTIYGLRSIGEVWDENLDRELSRRFPLPKEYSEEVALSRIKGDIEDIRLIVHTQPRLVSGIPKKAPDIMEIRVGGGTVEERKDYALNLLGKEIKFSDFKSEGKFVDVVAITKGKGFQGHVKRFGVKLLHQKNRKHRRMIGTLGPWHPDWVRYTVPQAGQMGYHQRTEYNKRIIKYVDFVEENGERKLAMDITPEGGFPHYGEVRNPYVLIHGSVPGPAKRLIRFRDPVRQVLEDVESIEITYVSLQSKQGV; encoded by the coding sequence ATGGGAAGTTCGCATCATCCTAGAAGAGGCTCTATGGCGTATTATCCACGCAAGCGAGCGGCGAGTCCAGTACCGCGCATTAGGACCTGGCCCGACATAGAGGATGGGCCACGTATACAGGGATTTGCAGGCTATAAGGCTGGAATGACTCATGTGTTCACGGTGGATTGGAGAAAGCACACAACCACCGCTGGCCAGGAGATATGGACACCGGTAACTGTCATTGAGGTCCCTCCAATGAAGGTTGCAGGCGTTAGGTTTTACGAGCGCACGATATACGGGCTCAGGAGCATAGGCGAGGTTTGGGACGAGAATCTGGATAGGGAGTTATCAAGGAGATTCCCATTGCCAAAAGAATACAGCGAAGAAGTGGCCCTTTCCAGAATAAAGGGGGATATTGAGGACATCCGTCTGATAGTGCATACCCAACCTAGACTTGTGAGTGGTATTCCCAAGAAGGCCCCCGACATAATGGAGATTCGGGTTGGAGGAGGCACTGTTGAGGAGAGGAAGGATTACGCTCTCAATCTTCTGGGTAAGGAAATAAAATTCTCCGATTTCAAGAGTGAGGGTAAATTTGTTGATGTTGTTGCAATCACCAAGGGTAAGGGATTTCAGGGTCATGTGAAGAGATTCGGCGTGAAATTGCTGCATCAGAAGAACAGGAAGCACCGCAGAATGATTGGTACTCTTGGCCCATGGCACCCAGACTGGGTTCGCTACACGGTACCTCAGGCTGGGCAGATGGGCTATCATCAGAGAACGGAGTACAACAAGAGGATTATAAAATACGTGGATTTCGTGGAGGAGAATGGCGAAAGGAAGTTGGCCATGGATATAACCCCTGAGGGCGGATTTCCCCATTACGGCGAGGTTCGCAACCCCTATGTGCTCATTCATGGCTCTGTGCCCGGGCCTGCCAAAAGGTTGATAAGATTCCGCGATCCTGTGAGGCAGGTTCTTGAGGATGTTGAGAGCATTGAGATTACCTATGTGTCATTGCAATCCAAACAGGGGGTGTGA
- a CDS encoding transcriptional regulator, giving the protein MKEIEIVDDPEKIKIIIEDTRTKILRLLRFRDMTISELASILNKDVSTIFRHIKKLERAGFVKVTGERRIHNVPEKIYGRTARTIFLAPESYVKDEAIKKMNKKRVEILAETLHSIGYEVTDLDALFDFLVRLDELSIEDIEKLEKDVDWGILRKLTLLLILLKIDERDIEEVRKIVKANRP; this is encoded by the coding sequence ATGAAAGAAATTGAGATTGTCGACGATCCAGAGAAGATCAAAATAATAATTGAAGACACAAGGACCAAGATTCTACGGCTCCTGCGCTTCCGCGATATGACCATATCCGAACTTGCATCCATTCTCAATAAGGATGTATCCACAATTTTCAGACACATTAAAAAACTGGAAAGGGCTGGATTTGTGAAAGTTACAGGCGAGCGCAGGATTCATAACGTTCCAGAGAAGATCTACGGAAGGACCGCCAGAACGATATTTCTTGCCCCAGAGAGTTACGTGAAGGATGAGGCAATAAAGAAGATGAACAAGAAAAGGGTTGAAATACTTGCAGAGACCCTTCACTCCATTGGCTACGAAGTTACGGATCTGGATGCTCTTTTTGACTTTCTTGTGCGTCTTGATGAACTCTCAATAGAAGATATCGAAAAATTGGAGAAGGATGTTGATTGGGGAATCTTGAGGAAATTAACCCTCCTTCTAATACTCCTGAAAATTGATGAGAGAGATATAGAGGAAGTGAGAAAAATAGTAAAGGCTAATCGCCCATAA
- a CDS encoding tRNA pseudouridine synthase A, whose product MLLKFAYDGTKFYGYQRQPDVPTVEGEILRVLRENGIAEDLKSASRTDRGVSALGNVILIHTNMEPRKVIGILNSNLDRIYFHSFSLHNLNPRHAEKRWYRYHLFDFNYDLKKLKYAARMFEGEHDFKNFTRARKNTVVRIDKISVKKEGNMIYIDFFARNYLWNLIRRLVAAMVKYASGMEFGEEIFEKRMNFGIAPPEPLVLMDVRYPFPFEHIGFSRRLREKMVINYLAGMVYLYLGGENYKSFNFI is encoded by the coding sequence ATGCTTCTCAAATTCGCGTACGATGGAACAAAATTCTACGGGTACCAGAGGCAGCCAGATGTACCCACTGTGGAGGGTGAGATTTTAAGGGTGCTCAGGGAAAATGGCATAGCCGAGGATCTGAAGAGTGCATCGCGAACGGATAGGGGAGTGAGTGCCCTGGGGAATGTGATTCTCATCCACACGAATATGGAGCCCAGAAAAGTAATCGGAATACTCAACTCAAATCTGGATAGAATCTACTTTCATTCATTTTCCCTTCATAACCTAAACCCCCGCCATGCAGAGAAAAGGTGGTACAGATACCATCTTTTTGATTTCAACTACGATTTGAAGAAATTAAAGTATGCTGCCAGGATGTTTGAAGGTGAGCACGATTTCAAAAACTTCACAAGGGCAAGGAAAAACACGGTGGTAAGGATTGATAAAATAAGTGTGAAAAAGGAGGGAAATATGATATACATCGATTTCTTCGCACGAAACTATCTGTGGAATCTCATAAGGCGCTTGGTGGCAGCCATGGTGAAATACGCCTCTGGTATGGAGTTCGGAGAGGAAATATTTGAAAAAAGAATGAATTTTGGAATTGCACCTCCAGAGCCACTTGTACTTATGGATGTGAGATATCCATTCCCATTCGAGCACATAGGATTTTCCAGAAGACTCAGAGAGAAGATGGTGATAAACTACCTTGCAGGTATGGTTTACTTGTATTTGGGCGGGGAAAACTATAAATCGTTTAATTTTATTTAA
- a CDS encoding S9 family peptidase, whose protein sequence is MRWKEDSFTRFSYLQDVSITRDGTLVAYVLRKANMKENKYENTVVIETLLEGGRKYVEDATMPKFSPDGKKMLYLRVDEDKKKSDLYLLDLDSMTSKRLIEAKNIVGVDWHRESRKILILYSKKLEDEDLYYDDSIPVWFNGKGFRDGEKNVIQIYDTEGEVAIEEFEDRYVENAMWFGDEIIYTVSRRENPFKSFDIIAYRGKKKKIFENVSFHPVATNGKQILMLGKRKMDHISEHSYLLIYDGKEVREITSRYGLENFSGKLDSSGNVYALTADAGSVVLEKFENGERERIVGSGWYVYSFDVSDDGKIAILMMSDTRLGELYIYDGKLKKYTSYNDEILKKLRPRKHVHFTYESFDGKKLDGWYIKPRGAGKRKMPAILFVHGGPKGMYGYYFHYNAQLMADRGFYVIFTNPRGSTGYSEDFALEVLNRTGLEDFQDILAGLDWVIEHESIDEGKVGITGISYGGYMTNWAVTQSDRFKAAISENGISYWLSSYAFSDIGLWFDREVIGEDPLSNDNYRKLSPLFYAESVNTPILLIHSLEDYRCPLDQSLMFYHVLKSLGKEAYIVIFKQGEHGHSVRGKPRHRLKRYRIFVDFFVKKIKEEKEFKIEPLLK, encoded by the coding sequence ATGAGATGGAAAGAAGATTCGTTCACGAGGTTTTCATATCTGCAGGATGTGAGCATAACCAGGGATGGAACCCTTGTTGCCTATGTTCTTAGAAAGGCGAATATGAAGGAAAATAAGTACGAAAACACAGTGGTTATAGAGACTCTTTTGGAAGGTGGGCGGAAGTACGTGGAAGATGCCACAATGCCCAAATTCTCCCCGGATGGAAAGAAGATGCTCTACCTCCGCGTAGATGAGGATAAGAAGAAAAGCGATCTCTACCTCCTTGACCTTGATAGTATGACATCAAAAAGGCTCATTGAGGCAAAGAACATAGTGGGCGTTGACTGGCACCGAGAATCAAGAAAAATTTTGATTCTCTATTCAAAGAAGTTGGAGGATGAGGACCTGTACTATGATGACTCAATTCCCGTATGGTTCAACGGAAAGGGATTCAGAGACGGCGAGAAGAATGTTATTCAGATATACGACACCGAGGGAGAGGTGGCAATTGAAGAATTTGAAGACAGGTATGTGGAAAACGCCATGTGGTTCGGAGATGAAATAATATACACAGTTTCTCGCCGTGAAAATCCGTTCAAGTCATTTGATATCATCGCGTATAGGGGTAAGAAGAAAAAGATTTTTGAAAACGTGTCCTTTCATCCTGTGGCCACCAACGGAAAGCAGATTCTCATGCTTGGAAAGAGAAAGATGGACCACATTTCAGAGCACTCATACCTTCTCATATACGATGGGAAGGAAGTGAGAGAGATAACATCCAGGTACGGGCTTGAGAACTTCTCAGGTAAACTGGATTCTTCCGGAAATGTGTATGCACTCACAGCAGATGCGGGAAGCGTTGTGCTTGAGAAGTTTGAAAATGGAGAGAGGGAAAGAATAGTGGGCAGTGGTTGGTACGTTTACTCCTTTGATGTGAGTGATGATGGTAAGATTGCCATCTTGATGATGAGTGATACAAGATTGGGTGAGTTGTACATTTATGATGGAAAGTTGAAAAAATACACATCCTACAATGACGAGATCCTCAAAAAATTAAGGCCCAGAAAGCATGTGCACTTCACCTATGAGAGTTTTGACGGCAAGAAACTTGATGGGTGGTACATAAAGCCCAGGGGTGCTGGAAAGAGGAAGATGCCTGCCATACTTTTTGTGCATGGCGGTCCCAAGGGTATGTACGGGTATTATTTCCATTACAACGCGCAACTGATGGCGGATCGGGGCTTCTATGTGATCTTTACAAATCCCCGTGGCTCAACCGGTTACTCTGAGGATTTTGCCCTTGAGGTTCTGAATCGTACGGGTCTTGAGGACTTTCAGGACATACTTGCAGGCCTTGACTGGGTTATTGAGCATGAGAGTATCGATGAGGGTAAGGTGGGTATAACGGGCATAAGTTATGGAGGGTATATGACAAACTGGGCTGTGACGCAGAGCGATAGATTCAAGGCGGCCATAAGTGAGAATGGAATCTCCTACTGGCTGAGCTCCTACGCATTTTCGGACATAGGTCTGTGGTTTGATAGGGAAGTGATAGGCGAAGACCCGCTCAGCAACGATAATTACAGAAAACTGAGTCCTCTATTCTATGCGGAATCTGTGAATACTCCAATTTTGCTCATTCACAGTCTTGAGGACTACAGATGCCCCCTGGATCAGAGTCTTATGTTCTACCATGTGCTGAAGTCTCTGGGGAAGGAAGCCTACATTGTTATATTCAAGCAAGGTGAGCATGGGCACAGTGTTCGGGGCAAGCCCAGGCACAGGTTGAAGAGGTACAGGATTTTTGTGGATTTCTTTGTTAAAAAGATAAAGGAAGAAAAGGAATTCAAAATAGAGCCGCTCCTGAAGTAA
- a CDS encoding secondary thiamine-phosphate synthase enzyme YjbQ produces MNYYEEIGLTTAGEVDIIDITPMVQSIVDRSGIRNGMALVFVIGSTGAVTTIEYEPGLKKDLPAALERLFPKSIPYEHEKTWHDGNGHSHIRASFLKPDLCVPIVDGTLVLGTWQQIVFVELDVKERKRRVAVQVMGD; encoded by the coding sequence ATGAATTACTACGAGGAAATCGGGTTGACTACGGCAGGCGAGGTGGATATAATAGACATAACCCCAATGGTACAATCCATAGTTGACAGATCAGGAATAAGGAACGGAATGGCGCTGGTTTTTGTGATAGGATCCACAGGAGCGGTAACAACCATCGAGTACGAACCGGGGCTAAAAAAGGATCTACCCGCCGCACTTGAAAGGTTATTTCCCAAGAGTATTCCCTATGAGCATGAAAAAACATGGCACGATGGAAATGGCCACTCTCATATACGTGCCTCTTTTCTAAAACCCGATCTGTGCGTGCCCATAGTTGATGGAACCCTTGTACTTGGCACATGGCAGCAGATTGTATTTGTTGAACTTGATGTTAAAGAGAGAAAAAGGCGCGTAGCTGTGCAGGTTATGGGCGATTAG
- a CDS encoding HIT domain-containing protein, with translation MERLWAPWRIEYVRMEKMEGCIFCKFPRDNRDEENLILYRGKYAFIIMNNYPYNPGHVMVAPYRHVGNLEDLSDEEVLEMHHLTSLAIRAIKNAMNPGGFNIGINIGRVAGAGIEGHVHVHIVPRWNGDTNFMPVLADTKVIVQGIRENYSELRKELEKIISSSERP, from the coding sequence ATGGAAAGACTGTGGGCCCCATGGCGGATAGAGTATGTGCGTATGGAAAAAATGGAAGGGTGCATATTTTGCAAGTTTCCCAGGGATAACAGGGATGAGGAAAATCTCATTTTGTATCGTGGTAAATATGCGTTCATAATAATGAACAACTATCCCTACAACCCTGGCCATGTTATGGTTGCTCCCTACAGGCATGTGGGGAATCTTGAAGATTTGAGTGACGAGGAAGTTTTGGAGATGCATCACCTAACCTCTCTGGCAATAAGGGCGATAAAAAATGCGATGAACCCGGGAGGATTCAACATTGGAATAAACATAGGGCGCGTGGCAGGTGCTGGTATTGAGGGGCATGTGCATGTGCATATTGTGCCAAGATGGAATGGCGATACCAATTTCATGCCCGTGCTCGCGGACACAAAGGTGATCGTACAGGGAATAAGGGAAAATTACAGTGAGTTGAGGAAGGAGTTGGAAAAAATCATCTCTTCTTCAGAACGGCCGTGA
- the rpl4p gene encoding 50S ribosomal protein L4, whose amino-acid sequence MRVNVYTVEGGVKRQITLPKAFNYPYRPDLIKEAVRVFQLNRVQPHGVDPMAGMRRVAESWGPGHGISKMVPRVGHTSRGAIIPSTVGGRAGHPPTTEKVWKRKMNVKMRRLAKYSALSMTANKVMVAKRGHRFNPDITLPLVVEDEFEKISTTKEAIRALKNFGVYEDVERAGERRIRGGKGKRRGRRYKIKKSVLIVVSNKENVEKGFRNLPGVDVVTPRELNAEVLAPGTHAGRLTIFTESAIKEIRRWVK is encoded by the coding sequence ATGCGTGTCAATGTTTACACAGTTGAGGGCGGTGTGAAAAGGCAGATAACCCTTCCCAAGGCCTTCAATTATCCTTACAGGCCTGATCTAATAAAGGAGGCCGTTCGCGTATTCCAACTGAATAGGGTGCAGCCCCATGGTGTTGATCCCATGGCGGGTATGAGGCGCGTGGCCGAATCTTGGGGTCCTGGGCATGGGATATCCAAGATGGTTCCCAGGGTTGGCCACACATCCCGTGGTGCTATAATCCCGAGCACTGTGGGTGGAAGAGCAGGTCACCCTCCCACAACTGAGAAGGTCTGGAAGAGAAAGATGAATGTCAAGATGAGGAGATTGGCCAAGTACAGTGCCTTGAGCATGACGGCAAACAAGGTCATGGTTGCAAAAAGGGGTCATAGATTCAATCCGGATATCACACTTCCGCTTGTGGTGGAAGATGAGTTTGAGAAGATTTCAACCACGAAGGAGGCAATACGTGCCCTTAAGAATTTTGGAGTTTATGAGGATGTTGAAAGGGCAGGTGAGAGGCGCATCCGTGGTGGAAAGGGCAAGAGACGTGGCAGAAGATACAAAATAAAGAAAAGTGTTCTCATCGTGGTGTCAAATAAGGAAAACGTTGAGAAGGGCTTTAGGAATCTGCCAGGTGTGGATGTTGTCACTCCCAGGGAGCTGAATGCCGAGGTTCTTGCCCCTGGTACTCATGCCGGGCGTCTTACCATATTCACGGAGAGTGCCATAAAGGAGATCAGGAGGTGGGTTAAATGA
- the hutU gene encoding urocanate hydratase — protein MMREIRAPRGTKLNAKSWQTEAPLRLLMNNLDPEVAKDPAHLIVYGGTGRAARSWEAFDAIVRTLKEMETDETLLVQSGKPVAVFKTHEWAPRVLIANSNLVPKWANWEYFRELEERGLIMYGQMTAGSWIYIGTQGILQGTYETLYAVARKEYGQHDLTGKWVLSSGLGEMGGAQPLAITMNNGVGIIVEVNKWAIDRRLNGGYLDTWTDDLDEALKMKDEALKEGKPLSIGLLGNAAEIYPELMRRGIVPDVVTDQTAAHDPLNGYIPAGYSVEEAAELRENDPEKYLEEVQKSLRKHVPAMIWFKEHGAKVFDYGNNIRAQAKEAGVEDAFKIPGYVPEYIRPLFSEGSGPFRWVALSGNPDDIFETDNAIRKLFPDNKHVIQWLDKAEEHVKWQGLPARILWLNYGEREKAGLAFNELVREGVVDAPIAIGRDHHDTGSVASPYRETERMKDGSDAIADWPILNAMLNVASGATWVSFHHGGGVGIGYSLHAGMVIVADGTKLAEQKLSRVLNNDPGLGVVRHADAGYEIAIRTAKEKGIWMPMLE, from the coding sequence ATTATGCGAGAGATTAGAGCCCCTAGAGGCACTAAATTGAATGCAAAATCGTGGCAGACGGAGGCACCTCTTCGCCTTTTGATGAACAATCTTGATCCCGAAGTTGCAAAGGACCCTGCGCATCTCATAGTGTATGGTGGCACGGGCAGAGCTGCTAGGAGCTGGGAGGCTTTTGACGCGATTGTGCGCACACTGAAAGAGATGGAGACCGATGAGACGCTCCTTGTGCAGAGCGGCAAACCCGTGGCGGTGTTCAAGACGCATGAATGGGCACCGAGAGTGCTTATTGCTAATTCCAACCTGGTGCCCAAATGGGCCAACTGGGAGTACTTCCGCGAATTGGAAGAAAGGGGATTGATAATGTATGGGCAGATGACCGCTGGCTCATGGATCTATATCGGTACACAGGGCATACTTCAGGGAACATATGAAACGCTCTACGCAGTGGCTCGCAAGGAATACGGACAGCATGACCTGACAGGCAAATGGGTTCTTTCCTCTGGACTTGGAGAAATGGGCGGAGCGCAGCCACTGGCAATCACCATGAACAATGGTGTGGGCATAATCGTTGAGGTGAATAAGTGGGCTATTGACCGCCGCCTCAACGGAGGATATCTGGACACATGGACCGATGACCTTGACGAAGCCCTCAAGATGAAGGATGAAGCTTTGAAGGAGGGAAAACCCCTGAGTATAGGATTGCTGGGTAATGCCGCGGAGATATACCCCGAGCTTATGCGCAGAGGCATTGTACCGGATGTTGTCACAGATCAGACGGCGGCTCATGATCCTCTTAACGGGTATATCCCCGCTGGGTACTCTGTGGAGGAGGCCGCCGAACTCAGGGAAAATGATCCCGAGAAGTACCTTGAGGAGGTTCAGAAATCTTTGAGAAAGCATGTTCCCGCGATGATATGGTTCAAGGAGCATGGGGCCAAGGTGTTTGATTATGGAAACAATATAAGGGCTCAGGCAAAGGAGGCAGGAGTGGAGGATGCCTTTAAGATTCCTGGCTATGTGCCCGAGTACATTCGTCCTCTATTCTCTGAGGGCTCGGGACCATTCCGCTGGGTGGCTCTAAGCGGAAATCCTGATGATATATTTGAGACGGATAACGCAATTCGCAAGTTGTTCCCTGATAACAAGCATGTGATACAGTGGCTTGACAAGGCGGAGGAGCATGTGAAATGGCAGGGTCTTCCAGCTAGGATTCTCTGGCTGAATTACGGCGAGAGAGAGAAGGCAGGACTCGCATTTAACGAGCTTGTGCGTGAGGGTGTTGTGGATGCACCCATTGCAATTGGCAGAGATCATCATGATACAGGTAGCGTTGCCTCTCCATACAGGGAGACGGAGAGAATGAAGGATGGAAGCGATGCCATCGCTGACTGGCCAATCCTGAATGCGATGCTCAATGTTGCCTCAGGTGCCACATGGGTATCGTTCCACCATGGCGGTGGTGTGGGAATTGGCTATTCCCTCCACGCTGGTATGGTCATCGTGGCGGACGGAACCAAACTCGCTGAGCAAAAGTTATCAAGAGTGCTCAACAACGATCCTGGGCTGGGTGTGGTCCGCCATGCAGACGCTGGCTATGAGATAGCGATACGCACCGCCAAGGAGAAGGGAATCTGGATGCCAATGCTCGAGTGA
- a CDS encoding YhbY family RNA-binding protein, with amino-acid sequence MEIKATVQIGKDGITEGVINEIKAQLKKRKIIKIKFLQNADRDNFREKIKNLAERSNADILEIRGFTAVLKKR; translated from the coding sequence ATGGAGATAAAGGCCACCGTGCAGATAGGAAAAGATGGTATAACAGAAGGAGTTATCAATGAAATAAAAGCGCAACTAAAAAAGAGAAAGATAATAAAGATAAAATTCCTTCAAAACGCAGACAGGGATAACTTCAGGGAGAAAATAAAAAATCTTGCAGAGAGGTCCAACGCAGATATCTTGGAGATCCGTGGCTTCACGGCCGTTCTGAAGAAGAGATGA
- a CDS encoding NAD(P)/FAD-dependent oxidoreductase, with protein MKYDLVIVGGGPAGLSAGIRASEDGLKVLILEEREYLGGILPQCVHPGFGLHYFREDLTGPEFAHRLVEKIKNLNVDFILESTVLDISVDGKFKVVKFVSPRGLEYVQTHAIIYAAGARERHRFEVGIYGDRVAGVFTAGEAQTLMDIYGIMPGRDVVIVGSGDVGLIMARRFALEGARVGAVIEPMPYPGGLARNVVQCLEDFNIPLYLSHRVLEIRGRKRVEYVKVARVDEGLKPIEGTEFDIPCDTVVISAGLVPRTKLLKKMGIRMDPFSGGPVVDGNLETTVPGVFVAGNALMINDLVDYVVEQGELAAQSAVKYINGGVKKERKIPIIPGNNVRFAVPHYVLPGEDLILYARVKRPVEDSLLVIKEIGLRRRYPVLKPSEMVRIKLSGVDVGDDVKGLTLEVQE; from the coding sequence ATGAAATACGATCTTGTTATTGTGGGGGGTGGCCCTGCTGGGCTATCTGCGGGTATAAGGGCAAGTGAGGATGGATTGAAGGTCTTGATTCTGGAGGAGAGGGAGTACCTTGGAGGTATACTTCCCCAGTGTGTGCACCCTGGATTTGGATTGCACTATTTCAGGGAGGATCTCACAGGTCCAGAATTTGCCCACAGGCTCGTTGAAAAAATAAAGAATTTGAATGTTGATTTCATTCTTGAATCCACAGTTTTGGATATCTCTGTGGATGGAAAATTTAAGGTGGTGAAGTTTGTTTCTCCACGGGGACTGGAATATGTGCAGACACACGCCATAATTTACGCTGCTGGAGCAAGGGAGAGGCACAGATTTGAGGTTGGAATTTACGGAGATCGTGTGGCAGGGGTATTCACTGCAGGAGAGGCTCAGACCTTAATGGATATTTACGGAATTATGCCGGGAAGGGATGTTGTTATAGTCGGTTCCGGAGATGTTGGGCTGATCATGGCCAGAAGATTTGCCCTTGAAGGGGCCAGGGTTGGGGCGGTGATTGAACCGATGCCCTATCCAGGTGGTCTTGCAAGAAATGTTGTGCAGTGCTTGGAGGATTTCAACATACCCCTCTATCTATCCCACAGGGTTCTTGAGATCAGGGGTAGGAAAAGGGTTGAGTATGTCAAGGTTGCACGGGTTGATGAAGGGTTGAAGCCGATAGAGGGTACGGAGTTTGATATTCCCTGCGATACTGTTGTGATTTCTGCAGGACTTGTACCCCGTACAAAATTGCTGAAGAAAATGGGGATCAGGATGGATCCATTTAGTGGTGGTCCGGTGGTTGATGGAAATTTGGAGACAACCGTGCCGGGTGTTTTTGTTGCAGGTAATGCCCTTATGATAAATGACCTTGTGGATTACGTGGTTGAGCAGGGTGAACTGGCCGCTCAATCTGCGGTAAAATACATAAATGGTGGAGTTAAGAAGGAGAGAAAAATACCGATTATTCCAGGAAATAATGTGCGTTTTGCAGTTCCACATTACGTCCTTCCGGGGGAAGATTTAATATTATATGCGCGTGTTAAGAGACCCGTTGAAGATTCACTTCTTGTGATAAAGGAAATCGGACTTCGCAGAAGATATCCCGTTCTAAAACCCTCTGAGATGGTCAGAATCAAACTTTCCGGTGTGGATGTTGGGGACGATGTTAAGGGTCTTACTCTGGAGGTGCAGGAATGA